From the Acidobacteriota bacterium genome, the window TGGGCGTCGCGGCGATCAAAGCGATTCAAGGGACTTCATTAGGAATTGGCGCGCCGATCATTGATGGCGAGCACGTCATGGCCACAGCCAAGCATTTCGCCGCGCACGGCCAGCCCGAAGGCGGCACGAACACCGCGCCCGGTAATTTCTCCGAACGTATCTTGCGCGAAGTCTTCTTGCCTTCGTTTGAGGCTGCCGTGAAAGAAGCGGGGGTGTTGAGCGTGATGCCCTCTTACAACGAGATTGATGGCGTGCCGTCGCATAAGAACACTTGGTTGATTGAAAAGCTGCTGCGTCAGGAATGGGGCTTTCGCGGTTTGGTCGCGGCGGATTACAACGGCATCTCAGAACTCGTCTCGCGTCACAGAGTCGCGGTAGATCGGGCCGATGCGGCACAGCAAGCCTTGCGTGCTGGCGTAGACATTGAATTGCCCGATCCGTCTTGTTACCCGCTGCTGCCGCAACTTATCAGCGAAGGCAAAGTTTCCCTCGCGGATATTGATAAATCTGTCGCTCGCGTGTTGCGCGCTAAATTCCAGCTTGGTTTATTCGAAAACCCTTTCGTGGAGGTCGAGCGCGCCATCAAACTGACCAACAGCCCGGCGCATCAGCAACTCGCGGCCGAGGCCGCGCGCCGTTCCATCGTACTGTTGAAAAACGTAGGTAATCTGTTGCCGCTGGATGTTGGTAAGCTACAGTCTTTTGCCGTTATCGGACCCAACGCAGCGGGGGTGCATTTAGGTGGTTACAGCGACGATCCGCAACACGGCGTCAGCGTATTGCAAGGCGTGCGTGACAAGGTCGGCAGCAAGCTCAAGATCAATTACGCCGAAGGCTGCAAGATCACCGAAGAGGATGGCAAGTGGTGGGACGATAAATCAAACCTTGCCGATCCAGTGGAAGACGCCAAGTTGATTGCCGAAGCCGTCGCCACGGCCAAAGCCTCTGATGTGGCCTTGCTGGTCGTAGGTGGCAACGAAGACACCAGCAAAGAAGCCTGGGCCGACAATCACATCGGCGACCGCGATACGCTGGATTTGGTGGGCCGCCAAAACGATCTGGTCAAAGCCATTGTCGAAACCGGTAAGCCGGTCGTCGTGCTGCTCATCAACAGCGCGCCGCTTTCGATCAACTACATTGCCGAAAATGTCCCGGCCATCTTGGAAGGCTTCTATCTAGGACAGGAAACGGGCGTGGCCGTCGCTGACGTCCTGTTCGGGGATACCAATCCGGCGGGCAAGCTGGCGGTCAGCATTCCGCGCTCGGTCGGGCAGTTGCCGATTTACTACAACCACAAACCGACGGCGCGCCGCGGCTATCTGTACACCAGCAAGGAGCCGCTGTTTCCGTTTGGTTTTGGGCTGAGTTACACGACGTTTGAATACTCCGATTTGAAAGTCGCGCCCACGCAGATCGGGCCGCATGGACAAGCCGAAGTCAGCGTGACGGTCAAAAACACCGGTAACCGCGCGGGCGATGAGATCGTCCAGCTTTATATCCGCGATGTAGTCAGTTCCGTCCACGAAGTCACACGAAGAGAACACGAAGAATAAGTGAAATCGCTTAACGGCCTCTTCGTGTTCTCTTCGTGTGACTTCGTGGGAAACGATTTCCATTTATGAACATCCACGATACATCACGCCGCAACTTCCTGCTTGCTTCAATAGGACTGGCAGCTTCAAAACTGGTGCGGGCACAAGCTGCACCGCTCACCGCCGGGCAAGTGCTTGAGCGCATCAAAGCCAACGTCGGCATCCCCTGGCGCGCGCAAACCGTAGACAACCTCATTGCCGGCGTGCCTGACACGCCCGTTAAAGGCATCGCGACGACAATGATGGCGACGCTCGACGTGGTGCAACGCGCCGCTGCCGCCGGCAGGAACATGATCATCACGCACGAGTCCACCTTCTTCTCACATCAGGATCGCACCGATAACATCCAGCAAGACCCGACGTATCAGTTCAAGCTCGACTTTCTCAACAAGAACAAAATGGCCGTGCTCCACTTCCACGATCATTGGCACGGACACAAGCCGGACGGCATCGCCGTAGGGATGATGCGCGAAGTCGGCTGGGAGAAATTCGCCGACCCGCAAAATCCGAAGAGCTTTACCTTCCCCGGCATCCCGCTCGCACGGCTAGCGAAAGAACTGGAAACCAAGTTGAAGATTCGCACGATGCGCGTCATCGGCGACCCGCAATTGCCGATCAAACACGCGCTG encodes:
- a CDS encoding glycoside hydrolase family 3 C-terminal domain-containing protein — its product is MKNTAQPNFTRKFMFSFIAVTLLLAVGGALRNSSAQAPDYRNATLPIERRVGDLLSRMTIEEKAAQMQTLWVRKPQQRRPNGNFGDRGDFSPEEAAIVLKNGIGEIARQRERTDARRGAEYANAVQKWLKENTRLGIPVMLHDEILHGLMAVGGTNFPTPISLASSWDTELITKVFTAAALETRLRGSQHVLGPNLDLARDPRWGRTEETYGEDPYLVARMGVAAIKAIQGTSLGIGAPIIDGEHVMATAKHFAAHGQPEGGTNTAPGNFSERILREVFLPSFEAAVKEAGVLSVMPSYNEIDGVPSHKNTWLIEKLLRQEWGFRGLVAADYNGISELVSRHRVAVDRADAAQQALRAGVDIELPDPSCYPLLPQLISEGKVSLADIDKSVARVLRAKFQLGLFENPFVEVERAIKLTNSPAHQQLAAEAARRSIVLLKNVGNLLPLDVGKLQSFAVIGPNAAGVHLGGYSDDPQHGVSVLQGVRDKVGSKLKINYAEGCKITEEDGKWWDDKSNLADPVEDAKLIAEAVATAKASDVALLVVGGNEDTSKEAWADNHIGDRDTLDLVGRQNDLVKAIVETGKPVVVLLINSAPLSINYIAENVPAILEGFYLGQETGVAVADVLFGDTNPAGKLAVSIPRSVGQLPIYYNHKPTARRGYLYTSKEPLFPFGFGLSYTTFEYSDLKVAPTQIGPHGQAEVSVTVKNTGNRAGDEIVQLYIRDVVSSVHEVTRREHEE
- a CDS encoding Nif3-like dinuclear metal center hexameric protein, whose translation is MNIHDTSRRNFLLASIGLAASKLVRAQAAPLTAGQVLERIKANVGIPWRAQTVDNLIAGVPDTPVKGIATTMMATLDVVQRAAAAGRNMIITHESTFFSHQDRTDNIQQDPTYQFKLDFLNKNKMAVLHFHDHWHGHKPDGIAVGMMREVGWEKFADPQNPKSFTFPGIPLARLAKELETKLKIRTMRVIGDPQLPIKHALASWGNCSLMPGIPFLSQPGVDVLILGETHEWELVEYVQDQIVSGQKKALIVLGHVVSEQAGMKYCAEWLKGFINEVPIEFIAAAEPFWRPDKPVSR